A stretch of Haloprofundus halophilus DNA encodes these proteins:
- a CDS encoding cob(I)yrinic acid a,c-diamide adenosyltransferase, translated as MTDDTTSKDELRKNTPGRGVTPEARDIEPSAPEEFGLVQVWWGDGKGKTTAAMGMGFRAAGHGFRVHMLQFMKGGADSVDAVRGEYNAVAAMPGFSYENTGHYGWHGLRDGSDDDDHRAKARGGLERAQELVAAANDADLDSPLPLDGPPEDGVHLLVLDEVLYAVDQGLLDEADVLDLVDAKPENLELVLTGSHTEPEYVYDAADLVTRVGKEKHPIDAGQRARRGTEY; from the coding sequence ATGACAGACGACACCACCTCGAAAGACGAACTGCGAAAGAACACCCCCGGCCGCGGCGTGACACCCGAAGCCCGCGACATCGAACCGAGCGCCCCCGAGGAGTTCGGCCTCGTGCAGGTGTGGTGGGGCGACGGGAAGGGGAAGACGACGGCGGCGATGGGGATGGGCTTCCGCGCCGCGGGTCACGGCTTCCGCGTCCACATGCTCCAGTTCATGAAGGGCGGCGCGGACAGCGTCGACGCCGTCCGCGGCGAGTACAACGCTGTCGCGGCGATGCCCGGCTTCAGCTACGAGAACACCGGCCACTACGGCTGGCACGGCCTCAGAGACGGCAGCGACGACGACGACCACCGCGCGAAGGCGCGGGGCGGACTCGAACGCGCGCAGGAACTCGTCGCCGCCGCGAACGACGCCGACCTCGACTCGCCGCTCCCGCTCGACGGCCCCCCCGAGGACGGCGTTCACCTGCTCGTCCTCGACGAGGTGCTGTACGCCGTCGACCAGGGACTCCTCGACGAGGCGGACGTGCTCGACCTCGTCGACGCGAAACCCGAGAACCTCGAACTGGTGCTGACGGGGAGCCACACCGAACCCGAGTACGTCTACGACGCCGCGGACCTCGTGACGCGCGTCGGCAAGGAGAAACACCCCATCGACGCCGGGCAGCGGGCGCGGCGGGGGACCGAGTACTAA
- a CDS encoding amylo-alpha-1,6-glucosidase: MRDDRTTDTATRRTEALDVLRSNRAEGYTIPSATLYPFQWNWDSAFIALGLAGVEPEAAKEELKSLCAATWENGLLPHIVFHTDAEGYFPGPEEWGVDVDGVATSGITQPPMVVPAARRVYEATGDDDFLDSVYPALERHLEWWVRERSFDRKVVYVRHPWETGMDDSPAWTEPLAAFDPGEVEYEREDRKSDELADQRPSDWDYDRYVSLVRSARAADWDERSLRESCPFLVEDALTNAIFVRACDDLAALSAARGDDTAATTWREQADRSREAIRDRLWDEGSETFISYDRVGDRKLEANSVAGLAALFGEIPTNEQFERLRRTLRDDFFAHEFAVPSYVGEAFDPDRYWRGPVWINTNWLVADGLRRYGATDFADRIDRDSRRLVEREGFREYFNPETGAGRGSDRFSWSAALYLELTGDR, translated from the coding sequence ATGAGAGACGACCGCACGACCGACACGGCAACGCGCCGAACCGAGGCACTCGACGTGCTCCGGTCGAACCGCGCCGAGGGCTACACCATCCCGTCGGCGACGCTCTACCCCTTCCAGTGGAACTGGGACTCCGCCTTCATCGCGCTCGGCCTCGCGGGCGTCGAACCGGAGGCGGCGAAAGAGGAGCTAAAGTCGCTCTGCGCGGCGACGTGGGAGAACGGCCTGCTCCCGCACATCGTCTTCCACACCGACGCCGAGGGCTACTTCCCCGGGCCAGAAGAGTGGGGCGTCGACGTCGACGGGGTCGCCACCAGCGGCATCACCCAACCGCCGATGGTCGTCCCCGCGGCCCGGCGCGTCTACGAGGCGACCGGCGACGACGACTTTCTCGACTCCGTCTATCCGGCGCTGGAACGCCACCTGGAGTGGTGGGTCCGCGAGCGGTCGTTCGACCGAAAGGTGGTTTACGTCCGCCACCCGTGGGAGACGGGGATGGACGACTCGCCCGCGTGGACCGAACCGCTGGCGGCGTTCGACCCCGGCGAAGTCGAGTACGAGCGCGAGGACCGCAAGTCCGACGAGTTAGCCGACCAGCGACCGAGCGACTGGGACTACGACCGCTACGTCTCGCTCGTGCGCTCGGCCCGCGCCGCCGACTGGGACGAACGCTCCCTCCGCGAGTCGTGTCCGTTCCTCGTCGAAGACGCGCTGACGAACGCCATCTTCGTCCGCGCCTGCGACGACCTCGCGGCGCTGTCGGCCGCCCGCGGCGACGACACGGCGGCGACGACGTGGCGCGAGCAGGCCGACCGGTCCCGCGAGGCGATTCGGGACCGACTCTGGGACGAGGGGTCGGAGACGTTCATCTCCTACGACCGCGTCGGCGACCGGAAGCTCGAAGCGAACTCCGTCGCGGGACTCGCCGCGCTGTTCGGCGAGATTCCGACGAACGAGCAGTTCGAACGGCTCCGTCGGACGCTCCGCGACGACTTTTTCGCCCACGAGTTCGCCGTCCCCTCCTACGTCGGCGAGGCGTTCGACCCCGACCGCTACTGGCGCGGCCCGGTCTGGATAAACACGAACTGGCTCGTCGCCGACGGCCTGCGTCGCTACGGCGCGACCGACTTCGCCGACCGAATCGACCGAGACAGCCGCCGCCTCGTCGAGCGCGAGGGGTTCCGCGAGTACTTCAACCCCGAGACGGGCGCGGGGCGCGGAAGCGACCGCTTCTCGTGGAGCGCGGCGCTCTATCTCGAACTGACCGGCGACCGATGA